A window of the Hevea brasiliensis isolate MT/VB/25A 57/8 chromosome 6, ASM3005281v1, whole genome shotgun sequence genome harbors these coding sequences:
- the LOC110634221 gene encoding uncharacterized protein At5g23160, whose protein sequence is MDEKQQPKPKAKTTLYLGCFGFSGKLHVSKKKTVKIVQTVHKHNWFSRSTTFLLKQSGIKTLRVDYSTISERLQTRKTNLRNSKPKLKPSDEIPSKRKNPAAQNKIPAAPEVDTASDQATEDRPQETKHGSEQSIILEDGKLLDPVMDSSKQLSFSRKIDSARVSSSQPSSPEHRSHGTAVLRSTSLPAPNPRGKSRVSAKRVRKENGAIDKKFDPVIGMSIVMVTLIIMLLLGRFCAILCTCAWLYFFPRLTAEVKPSLNGTVKNGLVSSEPDFNSEEYKKRVVLEGFLDRNHRSPS, encoded by the exons ATGGACGAGAAGCAGCAGCCAAAACCCAAGGCCAAAACGACCCTCTATCTGGGTTGCTTTGGATTTTCCGGGAAACTGCATGTTTCCAAGAAAAAAACAGTAAAAATTGTACAAACTGTTCACAAGCATAATTGGTTTTCCCGGTCAACGACGTTTCTCTTGAAACAATCCGGCATCAAAACTCTTCGTGTCGACTACTCTACTATATCAGAGAGACTACAGACTCGAAAGACTAATTTAAGGAATTCAAAACCGAAGCTGAAACCCTCCGATGAGATCCCCTCAAAACGTAAAAATCCGGCAGCCCAAAATAAGATTCCGGCAGCCCCTGAAGTTGATACTGCTTCAGATCAAGCTACTGAAGACAGACCTCAAGAG ACGAAGCATGGTTCTGAACAGAGCATCATCCTTGAAGATGGGAAACTTTTGGATCCTGTGATGGATTCTTCTAAACAGTTGTCTTTCAGCCGGAAAATAGACTCTGCAAGAGTAAGTTCCAGCCAACCCAGTTCACCGGAGCACAGGTCCCATGGAACCGCGGTTCTCCGATCGACATCTCTGCCGGCACCAAACCCGCGGGGAAAATCACGGGTAAGTGCTAAAAGGGTTAGAAAAGAAAATGGAGCAATCGATAAAAAATTCGACCCAGTGATTGGCATGTCAATTGTGATGGTGACTCTGATCATAATGTTATTATTGGGTCGGTTTTGTGCGATTCTTTGTACGTGTGCATGGTTATATTTCTTTCCTCGGTTAACCGCCGAGGTTAAACCGAGTCTGAATGGAACCGTGAAAAATGGTTTGGTTTCAAGCGAACCGGATTTCAACTCGGAGGAGTACAAGAAGAGAGTGGTTTTGGAGGGGTTTCTCGATAGGAACCACCGGTCTCCGTCGTGA